The nucleotide sequence TGAGCGAACAAGAAAGAGAAAGGCTTTTGCAGGTTGCAAACGCTTGTCCTGTTCACAAAACGCTGACTCATCCGATCCAGATCGAGACCAAACTGGGCTAAATACTAATTTTCCAAGCCTTCCTATAATTCTTTAGGAAACGAAGATGCTGGAAACGGGTCCAATTTTTTGAAATATCTCTTTGATCGTATGAAATTCCATATCTTTAACCCTGTTTCCTTCTTCTTTCTAGTATCCTGCACTTTTTCGATTTCCTGCCTCTCCTCCGTAAAAGATCCAAAAGAAGAGTTCGTATATGTGCAGAACGTCCAAGGACGAAATGAGGAAGAGGCGGAATTGAACGCAAAACGGAAAATTTTGGAAAACGGTCTGGGGGAATTAATACAAGGATCCGCTCAAGTTGTCGGTGGAAAATTAAAGGAAAGTATCGTTAATTCTTCCGTGGAAGGTTTTGTATTAGAATATTCTAAAATAGGTGCGACTCGAAGGTCGGCGAGCGGACTTTTGGAAATCGATGCCAAAGGAAAAGTGAACCAAAAAGCGGTCCAAGACGCTTTGAAAGAAAGATACAAAGAGCTTGGGAAACCCAAGTTTTTAGTGTTCATAGAAGAAAGAATATTAGGAAAACCGAACATAAAAGGGAAAGTTGGGGTCACGGAAAACGAGCTTATTCGGATCTTTACGGATTTCGACTTTTTGGATAAAAAACAATTCTATCGTGTTCTTTTTAAAGAGGGGAAGATGGACTCTGCGGCTTTTTCGGAAAATTCTTTTGAGGAGAAAATATTATCCTTAGCTAATGAGTCCGAGGCTCAGATATTACTCGTGGGTCAAACCGATGTCACCGACCTGGGTAGGATAGAAGACACTAGGCTTCATTCTTATCAATCCGTACTTAGATTCAAAATTTTTGATGTAAATACCGCCCGGATCATAGCAGCGGATAATTCTTCCGGAGTTTCTCCTCATATTAATCCGGACACCGGTGTCCAGGAATCCATCAAAAGATCAGTCGAAAAAGCCTATCCTAAGATCAAGGAACAGATCTCCAATAAATGGAAACCTGGAAATCTGATCCGGATTAAAATAGAAGGACTGAGTTACGACGAATACTTGGATAAGGATGTGCAAGGGATCATTCGGACCATTCAAGGAGTCAATCGGGTAAGCGAAACACTAGGCTCCGATCCGAATAAAGGGATTGTTTTGGAAATAGAAGCGTTGTATAACGGCGGAATTTTATATCAAAAACTTAGGGAAAGAAAAGAGGATTTTGGTTTGAAGTTCTCTCAACAAGAGGTAAAGCCCTCTTATATCCATTTAATCTTTAAAAAATAAGAATATTATACCTATCTATCTCGTTACAATATTCGAGTTAATACATTACTATTTTCTTTTTCTTCGTTGTTAGGCGAAAAAACGGATTGAAAGATAAAAATTTTAATCGGATAATCGCGGGGTGCAAGGCTTTTCGAATATCGACCAAGAGCCGAGTTATGGCTCCTTCTCCGAACCTCTCTCCTACGAATCCGAAGGATTTTCCAAGGAAGCTCCTCATGATAGGTCCGATTCGGAAGATCAAAATACAAAAGAGGAACTCTTAAAAAAGATCTCCGTACTGAATCTTTTACAACAAGTGGCCACTGCAGCGAACGAAGCAAATGATGTGGAATCGGTACTTCAGTTTTCCGTGGACAGGATCTGCCTCATCGCAAAATGGAAATTAGGTCTCGTATTTTTAACGTCGGAAGATTCGGAAAGACCGGAATATTCTTCCATCTCCTTCTCTCGAGAAGAGACTTTCTTAAAAGAGTTTAGAAATTTAATAAGGACTAGATCCAGAAAAGAAGGATCCATTCTTTCCGAAAGAGTCAGAAGATCTAGAAAACCGATCCTGCTCGAAAATTTTCCTTCTTATCTAAAAGGAGAATTAAAAGAGCTATCAATTAGGGCGGGAATTGAAGCGGCGATCGGGATTCCTATTTTAGTTAAAGAGAACTTGGTCGGAGTTTTGGAATTTTATTCAGGCAATAAATCCGCCGATCCTTCTTTTTTTGAAGCTGTTTCCCATATCAGTTCTCAGATTGGGAGGGTATTCGAGAGAAGGGACTCGGAAAATTATCTAAAAACTTCGGGAGAACAATTAAGAGCTTTGTCGGCTAGGCTGCAAGAAGTAAGGGAAGAAGAAAGACTCCTGGTCGCAAGAGAGATACATGACGAGTTAGGCCAATTATTGACCGTTCTTAAAATAGATCTTACATTATTAAAAAATAATTTTCAAAAATCGAACGGTTCCGATTCCAAATTAGTATCCGAACTTCTATCCATGATCAAGGTGGCGGACTCGGGTATAGAGTCCGTACAAAGGATCGCCACGGAACTCAGACCTTTAATTTTAGAGGATTTAGGATTATTGGAAGGGATAGAATGGTATGCAAAGGACTTTGAAAAAAGGACGGGGATTCGCTGCGAAATTATGATCCCTGCGGGAATTCTATCCTTAGGAAAGGAAGCATCCATTGCGTTATTCCGTATTTTCCAGGAAGCATTGACTAACACAGCCAGGCATTCCGAGGCGAGTTTCATTCAAGTTTCCTGCTTGGAAGAAGGCGCTTTTCTCATTCTAAAGATCCGAGATAACGGGATCGGCATCGATCCTAAAAAGATGAACCAGTCCAAATCATTAGGATTGATCGGCATGAGAGAAAGAGCGGTTGTTTTAGGTGGGGAAGTTTCCGTTTCGGGAGAAGCGGAGAAAGGCACAAGTGTGATCGTAAAAATTCCAATCTCAAATCGAAATACGGAGGAGTTCCGATGATTTCCACATTGATCGCTGATGATCATTTATTGATCCGAGAAGGTTTAAGAAAGATCCTTTCCGAAGAGGAAGATATAGAGATCGTATACGAGGCGGAAAATGGACAGCAGGTTTTGGATTACCTTGCAGGCAGGCCCGTGCAAGTGTTGATCTTGGATATAAATATGCCTATGATGAGCGGTCTGGATATATTAAAATATGTTCATAAACTTTCTCCTGATACTAGGGTATTGATCTTAAGCATGTATCCGGAAGATAGGTTTGCGGTTCGGGCTTTAAAAGCGGGCGCATCCGGTTATATCACTAAAGCCAGTGCGGGAGATGAACTTATCTCAGCAGTGCGTAAGGTCATTGAAGGAGCCAGATATATCAGTCCTGAGGCGACTGAGATGCTGGTGAGAGAACTTTCTAAACCGACGGACCGACTTCCTCATGAAACTCTTTCCGAAAGAGAGTTTCAGATCCTTATGCTTTTGGTAAAAGGTAAGAACGTTCGATCTATTTCCGGAGATTTGGGTTTAAGTGTAAATACGGTAAACACATATAGAGCCAGGATTTTTGAAAAGATGAGTTTGAAATCCACACAAGAGTTGGTTCGTTACGCCTACGATCATAAACTTTTGGAATAAATTTCCAAGTCTGAGAATAACTCTTTTTTGTAATATTTATAATCCCCTGTCACAAGAAATGTGACAGGGGATTATTCGTTTAACGTAAGCCTTACGATCTATTTTTTGAAATAATTTTTGTTGTTATTCCCGGCTTTTTACGTCATCATTCTCCCTTGCGTGCATTAACCTTTTATTATAGGTTTAGGTCCTGCCATGAAGAATGCCCCGACATTAGATCCAAAACAAGACAAAGACTCTTTAAGCCCAAAACAATTATTGGAAGTGCTGACTGCATTTAAGAGAGGAGACTTCTCAAAACGAATGCCTTTAGACCAAGTAGGGGTTGCAGGGAAAATTTCCGACTTATTGAACGATATCATGGACCAGAACGATAGAATGGTCAAAGAGTTCGAAAGGATCAGCAATGAAGTAGGACAAGAAGGTAAAATTTCACAAAGGGTTAGCGGCATTTCTTCCGCCGGTTCTTGGGGTACTTGTATGAATTCTATCAATTCTTTGATTGGAAATCTTGTACAGCCGAATACCGAAGTGATGAGGGTGATCGGTGCAGTGGCAGGCGGCGATCTTTCTCAGAACATGTCTCTGGAGATAGACGGAAGACCTCTCAAAGGTGAATTTTTTAGGACTGCCAAGATCGTTAACATCATGGTGGATCAGTTGAATTCATTCGCCTCCGAGGTAACCCGGGTTGCCAAAGAAGTAGGAACGGAAGGTAAACTGGGTGGGCAAGCCGATGTTCGCGGAGTTGCCGGAACTTGGAAAGATTTAACGGATAGTGTGAACTCCATGGCATCTAACTTAACCGGTCAGGTGCGTGATATTGCCGAAGTTACAAAGGCCGTTGCAACCGGTGACTTATCCAAGAAGATCACAGTGGATGTTAAGGGAGAGATCCTAGAGCTTAAGAATACGATCAACACAATGGTGGATCAGTTGAATTCATTCGCCTCCGAGGTGACCCGGGTCGCCAAAGAAGTAGGAACGGAAGGTAAACTGGGTGGACAAGCCGATGTTCGCGGAGTTGCCGGGACCTGGAAAGATTTAACGGATAGTGTGAATTCGATGGCATCGAACCTAACCGGTCAGGTTCGTAATATTGCCGAAGTTACTACAGCGGTAGCTCGAGGTGACTTATCCAAGAAGATCACTGTGGATGTTAAGGGAGAGATCCTCGAATTGAAGGACACCATCAACACGATGGTGGATCAGTTGAATTCATTCGCTTCCGAGGTAACCCGGGTGGCAAGAGAGGTAGGAACGGAAGGAGAGTTAGGTGGCCAGGCGGATGTGCAGGGAGTTGCCGGGACCTGGAAGGACTTAACGGATAGTGTGAACTCCATGGCATCGAACCTAACCGGTCAGGTTCGTAATATTGCCGAAGTTACTACAGCGGTAGCTCGAGGTGATTTATCCAAAAAGATCACTGTGGACGTTAAAGGAGAGATCCTCGAATTGAAGGACACCATCAACACGATGGTAGATCAGTTGAATTCATTCGCTTCCGAGGTAACCCGTGTGGCAAGAGAGGTGGGAACGGAAGGTAAACTGGGCGGACAGGCGGATGTGCAAGGAGTTGCCGGGACTTGGAAGGATTTAACGGATAGTGTGAACTCCATGGCATCGAACCTAACCGGTCAGGTTCGAAATATTGCCGAAGTTACTACAGCGGTGGCAACCGGTGACTTATCCAAGAAGATCACAGTGGATGTTAAGGGAGAGATCTTAGAACTTAAGGATACCATCAACACGATGGTAGACCAGTTGAATTCATTCGCTTCCGAGGTAACCCGGGTGGCAAGAGAGGTAGGAACGGAAGGTAAACTGGGCGGACAGGCGAATGTTCGTGGAGTTGCCGGGACTTGGAAGGATTTAACGGATAGTGTGAATTCAATGGCATCGAACCTAACAGGTCAGGTGCGAAATATTGCCGAAGTTACTACAGCGGTAGCTCGAGGGGACCTTTCCAAGAAGATCACTGTGGACGTTAAAGGAGAGATCCTCGAATTGAAAGTGACCATCAACACGATGGTAGACCAGTTGAACTCGTTTGCTTCCGAGGTAACCCGTGTGGCAAGAGAGGTGGGAACGGAAGGTAAACTGGGCGGTCAGGCGGATGTGCAGGGAGTTGCGGGAACCTGGAAGGATTTAACGGACAGTGTGAATTCGATGGCATCGAACCTAACCGGTCAGGTTCGTAATATTGCCGAAGTTACTACAGCGGTGGCAACCGGTGACTTATCCAAAAAGATCACAGTGGATGTTAAGGGAGAGATCCTAGAACTCAAGAACACGATCAACACGATGGTGGATCAGTTGAACTCGTTTGCCTCCGAGGTGACCCGTGTGGCCAGAGAGGTGGGGGCAGAAGGTAAACTGGGTGGACAAGCCGATGTTCGCGGAGTTGCCGGAACTTGGAAGGATTTAACGGATAGCGTGAATTTTATGGCCGGAAACTTGACCGGTCAGGTGCGTGATATTGCCGAAGTTACAAAGGCCGTTGCAACCGGTGACTTATCCAAGAAGATCACAGTGGATGTTAAGGGAGAGATCCTAGAACTTAAGAATACGATCAACACAATGGTGGACCAGTTGAATTCATTCGCCTCCGAGGTGACCCGGGTTGCTAAAGAAGTAGGAACGGAAGGTAAACTGGGTGGACAAGCCGATGTTCGCGGAGTTGCGGGAACCTGGAAGGATTTAACGGATAGTGTGAATTCGATGGCATCGAACCTAACCGGTCAGGTTCGTAATATTGCCGAAGTTACTACAGCGGTAGCTCGAGGTGACTTATCCAAGAAGATCACTGTGGACGTTAAAGGAGAGATCCTCGAATTGAAAGACACGATCAACACGATGGTGGATCAGTTGAATTCATTCGCTTCCGAGGTAACCCGAGTAGCAAAAGAGGTAGGAACGGAAGGAGAGTTAGGTGGCCAGGCGGATGTTCGCGGAGTTGCCGGGACTTGGAAGGATTTAACGGATAGTGTGAATTCGATGGCATCGAACCTAACCGGTCAGGTGCGAAATATTGCCGAAGTTACTACAGCGGTAGCTCGAGGTGACTTATCCAAGAAGATCACAGTGGATGTTAAAGGAGAGATCTTAGAACTTAAGAATACGATCAATACGATGGTGGATCAGTTGAATTCTTTCGCTTCCGAGGTAACCCGGGTGGCAAGAGAGGTGGGAACGGAAGGTAAACTGGGCGGACAGGCAAATGTGCAAGGGGTTGCCGGTATCTGGAAAGATTTAACGGATAGTGTGAATTTTATGGCGAATAACCTGACCACTCAGGTAAGGGGTATCGCCAAGGTGGTGACCTCCGTTGCAAACGGGGACTTAAAGAAAAAATTATATTTGGAAGCAAAAGGGGAGATCGCAGAACTCTCGGATACGATCAACGATATGATCGATACACTGGGACTATTCGGGGACCAGGTGACCACGGTTGCAAGAGAGGTAGGTATCGAAGGAAGATTAGGAGGTCAAGCGAGTGTGCCGGGGGCCGCAGGTCTTTGGAGAAACCTTACGGATAACGTGAACCAGCTTGCTTCCAACTTAACCGCTCAGGTGAGAGCGATTGCGGAAGTGGCAACAGGGGTGACCAAAGGAGATCTTTCTCGAACGGTTACCATCCAAGCGGCCGGAGAGGTAGCGGCCTTATCCGATAACATCAACGAAATGATCCGTAACCTAAGAGAAACCACTCGGATCAACACGGAACAAGACTGGTTAAAAACAAACCTTGCAAAATTCACCAGGTTATTACAAGGGCAAAGGAACTTAGTCAACGTTAGTAAACTCATTTTGTCCGAACTTGCACCTCTTGTCTCCGCACAACATGGAGCATTCTTCATAACGGAGAATGTGGAAGAAGGACCGGTTCTCAAACTACTTGTCAGTTATGCCTATCAAGAAAGGAAGAATGTATCCAATCGTTTTTATCCGGGAGAAGGTCTGATCGGCCAATGTTTTCTGGAAAAAGAAAGGATCCTTGTTACTCAAGTACCTTCCAGTTATATCAAGATCAATTCGGCTTTAGGAGAAGCCCCTCCAATCAATATAGTCGTCTTACCTGTGTTATTCGAAGGTGAAGTAAAAGCGGTGATAGAACTTGCCTCCTTCTCCAGTTTCACTCCGATCCATTTGAATTTTTTGGATCAGTTGACCGAAAGTATCGGGATCGTATTGAACACGATCGCCGCAGGTATGAGAACGGAAGAACTTCTGATCCAATCCCAAACTCTGACGGAAGAGTTGCAAGGAAGACAGGAAGAGTTGACGAGCACCAACCAACGATTGGAAGAACAGGCAAAATCGCTCAAAGCATCCGAAGATATGCTCAAGGACCAAAGGGAAGAGCTACAGGAAAAGAACGAAGAGTTGGAAGAAAAAGCGAGATTACTCGCTAAAAAGAACAGTGAGGTAGAAAGAAAAAACAGGGAAGTAGAACAAGCCAGACATTCCTTGGAAGAAAAAGCAAGACAACTTGCGCTTACTTCCAGATACAAATCCGAGTTCTTGGCGAACATGTCCCACGAACTTAGGACTCCTTTGAATAATATGCTGATCTTATCTCGCTTATTATATGACAATGAGAGTAAAAACCTGTCTGAAAAACAGACGGAATATGCAAAAACGATCCATAGCTCCGGAAACGATCTTTTACAGTTGATCAACGATATATTAGATCTTTCTAAAATTGAATCCGGTAAGATGAGTGTGGATCTGGATTCCGTTTCAATCGAGGAACTGGGAGGATATTTGGATCGTTCTTTTAGGGAAACTGCAAGGAATAAGGACCTGAAGTTCCAAGTGGAAATAGATCCGGATCTTCCTTCTAGGATCACTACCGATTTGCAAAGATTACAGCAGGTCCTACAGAACCTTCTCTCGAATGCATTCAAATTTACTCATAAAGGTGGTGTGAAACTGAGGATAGAATCTCCTCTTTCCGGTTGGAGCGCGGATCATAAAATCCTAAACCAAGCCGGCGGTGTGATCTCATTTTCAGTGATAGATACGGGTATAGGTATCTCACCGGAAAAACAAGGCTTGATCTTCGAAGCATTCCGACAGGCGGACGGTAGTACGAGCCGAAAATACGGAGGAACGGGACTCGGGCTTTCCATAAGTAAAGAGATTACTCGTATTCTAGGCGGAGAATTGAAACTGGAAAGTGAACCGGAAGTGGGAAGTAAGTTTACCTTATATCTTCCTTTGGATTATATTCAAGTGGAAGATAATCCTATCGAGCCAGGCTCCATTAAATGGTCCGAAGATCCTGAGAATGATTCTTACGTCTCCGATCCTTACGTAAGAAGTAAGATCAAATCAACTAGGAGAGTTTTAGAGGATGAAACCCAGAACGAATCGAATGAAAAAGTTTTGATCATAGAAGAGGATGAGGCATTCGCGAAATCCCTCTTGGAGGTTGCTAAGAGTAACGGGTTCAAGGGGACCGTCGCGCTGGATGGAAAAAGCGGCATCTCGGTGTTACAAGAATCTTCATTTAATGCCGTCTTGTTGGATGTCCAACTTTCGGACATGGATGGAAATTTGATCCTGAATTGGCTAAAACGAAATCCTAAACTCAGACAGATCCCGGTCCATGTCCTCTCGGGAGAAAATGATTGGAAAAGAAGTTTGGAGATAGGCGCGATTTCTCATCTGAGAAAGCCGGTTGGGATCGAGTCGTTGAATGAAGCATTCGAGAAGATCAAAACATATCTGCATAAGACAGATAAAACACTTTATGTTTGTGGAATAGAGAGGGAACATTCGGAATTTCTAAAGGAAAAACTGACCACCAAGGACTTAATTATGAAGAATATAGAGTCGGGGCAGGAGCTTTTGGATATTCTGAAAAAAGAAATCCCGGACTGTATTTTAATAGGGAGAGAATTTAAGGATATGTCCGTTCCGGATCTGATTTCGAAGATCAGCTTATTGGACCCTGAAAGGACGTTGATTATATTCTATTCGGATGAGAAGAATGGACCGGAAAGTTTTCGGAAACTTCTATCCTTTAACGATTCGAATATCCTAAAATTCGTAAATTCTTATGCAACATCGCTGGACGAGATCAAGATCCATTTTCATGAACCTGAATCCGTTTCTAAATCGGGAGATACATATTCTCTGGAAGGGCATAAAGTATTGATCGTGGATGACGATGTACGGAATATATTCGCTCTAACCAGTATGTTAGAATTACATAAAATGAAAATACATTATGCTGAAAACGCAATAGATGGAATTCAAATATTGGAAAAAAATCCGGACATAGAGATCGTTCTAATGGATGTGATGATGCCGGATATGGACGGATACGAGGCCATGAAGGTCATTCGTTCCAAAGCGGAATTTGTGAATCTTCCTATTTTGGCGCTTACGGCAAAAGCGATGAAAGGAGATCGGGAAAAATGTATAGAAGCAGGGGCGACCGAATATATCACTAAGCCGGTAAGTGTGGACCATTTGCTTTCTTTACTTCGCGTATTGTTGTGCAGGTAAATATGGAACAAACAATGAAAGTAAGTATCTTACTTGTGGACGATCATGCTGATAATCTGCAAGTAATGGAGCATATTCTCAAAAGTCCCGAATTAAATTTGATCAAAGCAGGCTCGGGAGAAGAAGCTTTGAAAGCACTTTTGGACGAACCGGAGGAAGTCGCATTGATCTTCATGGACGTAAGAATGCCCGGAATGGACGGCTTCGAAGCGGCTGCTTTGATCCGACAGAGAGAAAAATGCGCCAAGATTCCGATCATCTTCCTTACGGCTTATGCAAATAACGAAACAGGAATGTTCAAAGGTTATTCTTTGGGAGCGGTGGATTTTTTGGTGAAACCTATGGC is from Leptospira sp. WS58.C1 and encodes:
- a CDS encoding HAMP domain-containing protein; amino-acid sequence: MKNAPTLDPKQDKDSLSPKQLLEVLTAFKRGDFSKRMPLDQVGVAGKISDLLNDIMDQNDRMVKEFERISNEVGQEGKISQRVSGISSAGSWGTCMNSINSLIGNLVQPNTEVMRVIGAVAGGDLSQNMSLEIDGRPLKGEFFRTAKIVNIMVDQLNSFASEVTRVAKEVGTEGKLGGQADVRGVAGTWKDLTDSVNSMASNLTGQVRDIAEVTKAVATGDLSKKITVDVKGEILELKNTINTMVDQLNSFASEVTRVAKEVGTEGKLGGQADVRGVAGTWKDLTDSVNSMASNLTGQVRNIAEVTTAVARGDLSKKITVDVKGEILELKDTINTMVDQLNSFASEVTRVAREVGTEGELGGQADVQGVAGTWKDLTDSVNSMASNLTGQVRNIAEVTTAVARGDLSKKITVDVKGEILELKDTINTMVDQLNSFASEVTRVAREVGTEGKLGGQADVQGVAGTWKDLTDSVNSMASNLTGQVRNIAEVTTAVATGDLSKKITVDVKGEILELKDTINTMVDQLNSFASEVTRVAREVGTEGKLGGQANVRGVAGTWKDLTDSVNSMASNLTGQVRNIAEVTTAVARGDLSKKITVDVKGEILELKVTINTMVDQLNSFASEVTRVAREVGTEGKLGGQADVQGVAGTWKDLTDSVNSMASNLTGQVRNIAEVTTAVATGDLSKKITVDVKGEILELKNTINTMVDQLNSFASEVTRVAREVGAEGKLGGQADVRGVAGTWKDLTDSVNFMAGNLTGQVRDIAEVTKAVATGDLSKKITVDVKGEILELKNTINTMVDQLNSFASEVTRVAKEVGTEGKLGGQADVRGVAGTWKDLTDSVNSMASNLTGQVRNIAEVTTAVARGDLSKKITVDVKGEILELKDTINTMVDQLNSFASEVTRVAKEVGTEGELGGQADVRGVAGTWKDLTDSVNSMASNLTGQVRNIAEVTTAVARGDLSKKITVDVKGEILELKNTINTMVDQLNSFASEVTRVAREVGTEGKLGGQANVQGVAGIWKDLTDSVNFMANNLTTQVRGIAKVVTSVANGDLKKKLYLEAKGEIAELSDTINDMIDTLGLFGDQVTTVAREVGIEGRLGGQASVPGAAGLWRNLTDNVNQLASNLTAQVRAIAEVATGVTKGDLSRTVTIQAAGEVAALSDNINEMIRNLRETTRINTEQDWLKTNLAKFTRLLQGQRNLVNVSKLILSELAPLVSAQHGAFFITENVEEGPVLKLLVSYAYQERKNVSNRFYPGEGLIGQCFLEKERILVTQVPSSYIKINSALGEAPPINIVVLPVLFEGEVKAVIELASFSSFTPIHLNFLDQLTESIGIVLNTIAAGMRTEELLIQSQTLTEELQGRQEELTSTNQRLEEQAKSLKASEDMLKDQREELQEKNEELEEKARLLAKKNSEVERKNREVEQARHSLEEKARQLALTSRYKSEFLANMSHELRTPLNNMLILSRLLYDNESKNLSEKQTEYAKTIHSSGNDLLQLINDILDLSKIESGKMSVDLDSVSIEELGGYLDRSFRETARNKDLKFQVEIDPDLPSRITTDLQRLQQVLQNLLSNAFKFTHKGGVKLRIESPLSGWSADHKILNQAGGVISFSVIDTGIGISPEKQGLIFEAFRQADGSTSRKYGGTGLGLSISKEITRILGGELKLESEPEVGSKFTLYLPLDYIQVEDNPIEPGSIKWSEDPENDSYVSDPYVRSKIKSTRRVLEDETQNESNEKVLIIEEDEAFAKSLLEVAKSNGFKGTVALDGKSGISVLQESSFNAVLLDVQLSDMDGNLILNWLKRNPKLRQIPVHVLSGENDWKRSLEIGAISHLRKPVGIESLNEAFEKIKTYLHKTDKTLYVCGIEREHSEFLKEKLTTKDLIMKNIESGQELLDILKKEIPDCILIGREFKDMSVPDLISKISLLDPERTLIIFYSDEKNGPESFRKLLSFNDSNILKFVNSYATSLDEIKIHFHEPESVSKSGDTYSLEGHKVLIVDDDVRNIFALTSMLELHKMKIHYAENAIDGIQILEKNPDIEIVLMDVMMPDMDGYEAMKVIRSKAEFVNLPILALTAKAMKGDREKCIEAGATEYITKPVSVDHLLSLLRVLLCR
- a CDS encoding GAF domain-containing sensor histidine kinase, which gives rise to MQGFSNIDQEPSYGSFSEPLSYESEGFSKEAPHDRSDSEDQNTKEELLKKISVLNLLQQVATAANEANDVESVLQFSVDRICLIAKWKLGLVFLTSEDSERPEYSSISFSREETFLKEFRNLIRTRSRKEGSILSERVRRSRKPILLENFPSYLKGELKELSIRAGIEAAIGIPILVKENLVGVLEFYSGNKSADPSFFEAVSHISSQIGRVFERRDSENYLKTSGEQLRALSARLQEVREEERLLVAREIHDELGQLLTVLKIDLTLLKNNFQKSNGSDSKLVSELLSMIKVADSGIESVQRIATELRPLILEDLGLLEGIEWYAKDFEKRTGIRCEIMIPAGILSLGKEASIALFRIFQEALTNTARHSEASFIQVSCLEEGAFLILKIRDNGIGIDPKKMNQSKSLGLIGMRERAVVLGGEVSVSGEAEKGTSVIVKIPISNRNTEEFR
- a CDS encoding response regulator, with the protein product MISTLIADDHLLIREGLRKILSEEEDIEIVYEAENGQQVLDYLAGRPVQVLILDINMPMMSGLDILKYVHKLSPDTRVLILSMYPEDRFAVRALKAGASGYITKASAGDELISAVRKVIEGARYISPEATEMLVRELSKPTDRLPHETLSEREFQILMLLVKGKNVRSISGDLGLSVNTVNTYRARIFEKMSLKSTQELVRYAYDHKLLE